Proteins from a genomic interval of Pseudanabaena yagii GIHE-NHR1:
- a CDS encoding DUF3038 domain-containing protein, producing the protein MTPHSATSFDNPDLPQLQAIKAHLDLVLLALESLTGLGSDEMLAVAEKLGLEEILSDRITLWRLRQASPLRKGKGRKKLDVDEARAMTLISCTLAAQQQFAIRNAVAQLEKCTALKRPPYREPILGDYLDRFNTLYQERMAEEEQAKPDAIQKLALKLLIDLLFYSSQIGSRRLWVALFERSQSG; encoded by the coding sequence ATGACTCCCCATTCCGCCACATCCTTTGATAACCCAGATTTGCCACAATTGCAGGCAATTAAGGCGCATTTGGATTTAGTGTTGCTTGCCTTAGAGTCGTTGACGGGTCTGGGTTCCGATGAGATGTTGGCGGTTGCCGAAAAGCTTGGTTTAGAGGAGATTTTAAGCGATCGCATTACTCTTTGGCGGTTGCGACAGGCTAGCCCTCTTCGCAAGGGGAAGGGACGTAAAAAGTTAGATGTGGATGAAGCGAGGGCAATGACTCTAATCAGTTGTACCCTAGCTGCCCAGCAACAATTTGCCATTCGCAATGCCGTAGCCCAGCTAGAAAAATGTACGGCTCTCAAACGTCCTCCCTATCGCGAGCCTATCCTCGGTGACTATCTTGATCGCTTTAATACGCTGTATCAAGAACGGATGGCAGAGGAGGAGCAAGCAAAACCTGACGCAATTCAGAAATTAGCGTTAAAATTACTAATAGATCTACTTTTTTACAGTTCCCAAATCGGATCGCGCCGCCTTTGGGTTGCCCTATTCGAGCGAAGCCAGAGTGGTTAG
- a CDS encoding CHAD domain-containing protein: protein MKETQFDRSLLVSDYAYHIIQQSFQRFVDQEEEVFQDQDPEALHQMRVGMRRFRTAIQVFGKAIALPQGVNNSSIGKIARILGETRDLDVLKQDLITRYQPLLQNSEQAKFEKVIHHLHQKRGQSFLKLKKTLKSDRYQTLKQSMQDWLAQPTYTKIGDLPVLEILPDLLLPLICQLFIHSGWLVGTTIQTGTVSLIPFENSDELHQQLRKFSHFLHDLRKQIKGVRYQSEFFADFYAESYRERVQEFKQIQEILGTLQDHVVLRNFLETTLKESLDKVLPSIEQAIQEDANVFWQIWQPLQAQYLSSEFRKSLRSFLTEPLT from the coding sequence ATGAAAGAAACTCAGTTTGATCGATCGCTACTAGTTAGTGATTATGCCTACCATATCATCCAGCAAAGCTTTCAGAGATTTGTTGATCAAGAGGAAGAAGTTTTCCAAGATCAAGATCCTGAAGCTTTGCATCAGATGCGAGTAGGAATGCGTCGTTTTAGAACAGCTATTCAAGTATTTGGCAAAGCGATCGCCCTACCCCAAGGAGTAAATAATTCCTCAATTGGCAAAATCGCTAGGATTTTAGGAGAGACAAGGGATCTAGATGTCCTAAAGCAAGATCTGATCACGCGCTATCAGCCTCTATTGCAGAATTCAGAGCAAGCTAAGTTTGAGAAAGTAATTCATCATTTACATCAGAAACGAGGTCAGAGCTTTCTGAAATTAAAGAAAACCTTGAAAAGCGATCGTTACCAAACTCTCAAGCAATCTATGCAAGATTGGCTAGCCCAACCCACCTATACAAAAATTGGGGATTTACCAGTCTTAGAAATCTTGCCAGATTTACTACTACCTTTGATTTGCCAGCTTTTTATCCATTCAGGATGGCTAGTTGGGACAACGATACAAACAGGTACAGTCTCTTTAATCCCATTTGAGAATTCTGACGAATTACATCAACAATTAAGGAAGTTCAGTCATTTTTTGCACGATCTACGCAAGCAAATTAAAGGAGTGCGTTATCAGTCAGAATTTTTTGCTGATTTCTATGCAGAATCATATCGTGAAAGAGTTCAAGAGTTTAAGCAGATCCAAGAAATTTTGGGAACACTCCAAGATCATGTAGTTCTCCGTAATTTTCTTGAAACTACATTAAAGGAAAGTTTAGATAAGGTACTTCCCAGCATTGAGCAGGCAATCCAAGAAGATGCGAATGTATTTTGGCAAATTTGGCAGCCTTTACAAGCACAATACCTATCTTCTGAATTCCGAAAATCATTGCGATCATTCCTTACAGAGCCTCTTACCTGA
- a CDS encoding after-VIT domain-containing protein, with amino-acid sequence MSYSPSESNIFSRRYELPTCLLEVWTERSPLSDWQAQIVAQNLRFCLQLANSRKVIKGNQQQIANLIEAVTSYCDRWLAQDDFETLDHVIEIPKLSRLKLTTLQLFDLYESIELCANEFVILPNVLLEVRRLNLNWLKIMAGVIAIVGVSIGAIRLISPPFGEQPSYQIASTPNAAPPEQAAAPPAVSSDNKLDKAESSAKVVGSSKSANPATPNSAIAPAPKSAQEINPVAKPRERTDKVAIAPEPINSPIGNVDRYRQGSTAGSTAMNDGMTAAKTAPQRRLELPNKDTLQAPVSAEAAKPAPALSPSTKLSVPAAASRAANSDMATTANIKILQIKSEVPSDITTDLVRYLQSQRITIPTSGTISLDLEINGDRISNISTYSQNSTLKDGNAIAELENIIRKWRSPSSTTGKVNLILQIQN; translated from the coding sequence ATGAGCTACTCCCCGTCAGAATCAAATATCTTCAGTCGTCGCTATGAACTGCCAACCTGCTTACTAGAGGTCTGGACAGAGCGATCGCCTTTATCTGACTGGCAAGCGCAAATTGTGGCTCAGAATTTACGCTTTTGCTTGCAGCTCGCGAATAGTCGCAAAGTAATTAAAGGCAATCAACAGCAAATTGCGAATCTCATTGAGGCTGTAACTAGCTATTGCGATCGCTGGTTAGCTCAGGATGATTTTGAAACCCTTGATCATGTGATTGAAATTCCGAAATTATCAAGACTAAAACTAACAACCTTACAATTATTTGATCTTTATGAAAGTATCGAACTCTGTGCCAATGAGTTTGTAATTTTGCCGAATGTGTTGCTAGAGGTACGTCGCCTCAATCTCAATTGGCTCAAGATTATGGCAGGGGTGATCGCCATTGTTGGAGTCAGTATTGGTGCAATCCGTCTGATTTCTCCTCCCTTTGGTGAACAACCTAGTTATCAAATTGCCTCTACCCCCAATGCGGCTCCCCCTGAGCAGGCTGCTGCACCACCTGCCGTTAGCTCAGATAATAAATTAGATAAGGCAGAAAGTTCTGCTAAAGTTGTGGGTTCATCAAAGTCGGCAAATCCTGCAACTCCGAACTCAGCGATCGCACCTGCTCCTAAATCTGCACAGGAAATCAATCCTGTGGCGAAACCTCGTGAGAGAACAGATAAAGTAGCGATCGCTCCTGAACCAATCAATAGCCCGATTGGGAATGTAGATCGTTATCGCCAAGGCTCTACCGCAGGTTCTACTGCGATGAATGATGGTATGACCGCAGCAAAGACTGCACCACAAAGGCGATTGGAACTACCCAATAAAGATACCTTGCAAGCTCCAGTTAGTGCTGAGGCTGCAAAACCTGCTCCTGCTCTTTCCCCATCTACTAAACTGTCAGTCCCTGCGGCCGCATCCCGTGCTGCTAATAGTGATATGGCTACAACTGCTAATATCAAAATTTTGCAAATTAAATCTGAAGTCCCTAGTGACATAACTACGGATCTAGTACGTTACTTACAATCCCAACGTATTACCATTCCGACCTCTGGAACAATCTCTCTCGATCTTGAGATTAATGGCGATCGCATTAGCAATATATCAACCTATAGCCAAAACTCGACATTAAAAGATGGTAATGCGATCGCTGAATTAGAAAATATTATTCGCAAATGGCGATCGCCTAGTTCCACGACAGGAAAAGTCAATTTAATTTTACAGATACAAAATTAA
- a CDS encoding GAF and HD-GYP domain-containing protein: MEIGDTKSESFALIEKLNEIGIALSAEKNTPKLLEMILRGAKTILNADAGTLYLATEDKRYLQFEIMMNDSLGTILVSKPNEPIPFPALPLYDDHGKPNETMVAARAALDKKTINIPDAYVAEGFDFAGTRAFDTRTGYRSQSFLTLPMLNHENELIGVLQLINAKDPETNKIIEFSQISQRIAESLASQAAIALTNNKLIGQFRELFESFINLMSEVIDKKSPYNGAHCRRVPNLTMMIADAACKADYGIFKDFALDEDERYELRIAGLLHDCGKVTTPVHVIDKATKLETIFDRIHLVNTRFEVLKRDAEISFLNQKIAAIESGNLSIIPDLEAALQQKLAQYSSDQDFLRICNIGGEFMRDEYKERLQQIAKYRWIDPQGVETNFLTDNEVYNLNISRGTLTAEERKIINDHIVVTIEMLEQLPYPRNLRRVPEYAGGHHERMDGKGYPKGLTREQMSLPARMMGIADIFEALSAKDRPYKKGKTLTECLHILGKMKIDNHIDPDLFDLFVSEKVYLRYAHEYLDPDQIDEVDENNIPGYTPPFAYFFGTS; encoded by the coding sequence ATGGAAATTGGCGACACCAAATCAGAATCATTTGCATTAATCGAAAAGCTAAATGAAATTGGGATTGCGCTATCGGCGGAGAAAAATACGCCTAAGCTTTTGGAGATGATTTTGAGGGGTGCAAAAACAATTTTAAATGCTGATGCTGGAACGCTTTATCTTGCGACTGAGGATAAGAGATATCTGCAATTTGAAATTATGATGAATGACTCCCTTGGCACTATTCTCGTATCTAAGCCAAATGAGCCGATCCCCTTTCCTGCCTTACCTCTCTATGATGATCATGGCAAACCTAACGAGACAATGGTGGCAGCCCGCGCCGCGCTTGATAAAAAAACAATTAATATCCCTGATGCCTATGTTGCGGAGGGGTTTGACTTTGCAGGGACTAGAGCCTTTGATACGAGAACGGGCTATCGATCGCAGTCATTTCTCACCTTGCCGATGCTCAATCATGAAAATGAACTGATTGGGGTATTGCAGTTAATTAATGCTAAAGATCCAGAGACGAATAAGATTATTGAATTTTCGCAAATCTCCCAACGCATCGCGGAATCCTTAGCATCCCAAGCTGCGATCGCTTTAACTAACAACAAGCTAATCGGTCAGTTTCGTGAGCTATTTGAATCGTTTATTAATCTCATGTCTGAGGTGATCGATAAAAAATCGCCCTACAATGGCGCACACTGTCGCCGCGTCCCCAATTTAACGATGATGATCGCCGATGCAGCTTGTAAGGCTGACTATGGCATTTTTAAAGATTTTGCCTTGGATGAAGACGAACGCTACGAATTACGAATTGCTGGATTGCTGCACGATTGCGGTAAGGTGACTACCCCTGTCCATGTGATTGATAAGGCAACAAAATTAGAGACTATTTTTGATCGCATTCATTTAGTGAATACACGCTTTGAAGTGCTGAAGCGGGATGCGGAAATTAGTTTTCTCAACCAAAAAATTGCAGCGATCGAATCAGGTAATCTCAGCATCATTCCCGATCTCGAAGCAGCTTTGCAACAAAAACTAGCCCAATATTCTAGCGATCAGGATTTCCTACGAATTTGCAATATTGGCGGAGAATTCATGCGCGATGAATACAAAGAAAGACTCCAGCAAATTGCTAAATATCGATGGATTGATCCCCAAGGCGTAGAGACAAATTTCCTCACTGACAATGAAGTTTATAACCTGAATATTTCAAGGGGAACACTGACTGCGGAAGAGCGCAAAATCATTAACGATCACATTGTTGTTACGATCGAAATGTTGGAGCAATTGCCCTATCCTCGTAATCTCCGTCGTGTGCCTGAGTATGCGGGTGGGCATCATGAGCGCATGGATGGTAAGGGATATCCTAAAGGCTTAACCCGCGAGCAAATGTCTCTGCCTGCCAGAATGATGGGAATTGCCGATATCTTTGAAGCTCTTAGCGCAAAAGATCGTCCCTATAAGAAGGGTAAAACCTTGACCGAATGTCTTCATATCCTCGGGAAGATGAAGATAGACAATCACATTGATCCCGACCTGTTTGATCTATTTGTCAGCGAAAAGGTTTATTTACGCTATGCCCATGAATATCTCGATCCCGATCAGATCGATGAGGTAGATGAAAATAATATCCCCGGGTATACACCACCTTTTGCTTATTTTTTCGGTACTAGTTAA
- a CDS encoding vWA domain-containing protein, with product MSVNLTCKLSDRHLDSHQGSSQRQLAIAVSASSSSTSSNAPLNLCLVLDHSGSMGGQPLETVKRAAQDLVDQMYPQDRISVIGFDHKAKVVVENQLVERIASIKEKIQSLKASGGTCIDDGIKLGLQETSKGKDGTVSQLFVLTDGENEHGDNERCFQFSRLATEYNMTLHSLGFGDSWNQDVLERIADAGGGAMAYIPSPEAAGAEFQKLLRRVQAIGLTNAHLILQLAPHVRLAELKPIAQVAPDTIELSYQTEGDAIIVRLGDLMTDVERVVLFNLYISPASYITSYPDSSEIPILSAQVRYDIPSQGQVNTLSPSVAIAAELVQDFNPQVDPQVQNYVLALAKYRQTQLAEQKLQEGDRTGAATMLQSAAKTALQMGDHNASTILQNNATRLQSGTFLSEADRKKTRIASKTVLQAPPEPNT from the coding sequence ATGAGCGTAAACCTGACCTGTAAGTTAAGCGATCGCCATCTCGATAGCCATCAAGGCAGTAGTCAGCGCCAATTAGCGATCGCTGTATCCGCTAGCTCTTCTAGTACTAGCAGCAATGCTCCTTTAAACCTGTGTCTTGTACTAGATCATAGTGGTTCCATGGGGGGACAGCCGCTAGAGACGGTCAAACGCGCTGCCCAAGATCTAGTCGATCAAATGTATCCACAGGATCGCATTAGTGTAATTGGCTTTGACCATAAGGCTAAGGTCGTAGTGGAAAATCAGCTAGTTGAGCGGATCGCTTCCATCAAAGAGAAGATTCAATCCCTCAAAGCATCAGGGGGGACTTGCATTGATGACGGTATTAAACTGGGTTTACAAGAAACCAGTAAGGGCAAAGATGGCACTGTAAGTCAGCTATTCGTGTTAACGGATGGCGAAAATGAGCATGGGGATAATGAACGCTGTTTCCAGTTTTCACGCTTAGCCACAGAATACAACATGACTCTACATAGTCTCGGTTTTGGTGATAGCTGGAATCAGGATGTGCTAGAACGTATTGCTGATGCTGGTGGTGGCGCAATGGCATATATTCCATCACCTGAAGCGGCTGGAGCAGAATTTCAGAAATTATTAAGGCGTGTTCAAGCGATCGGCTTGACCAATGCCCATTTAATTTTGCAACTTGCCCCCCATGTCAGGCTTGCCGAATTAAAGCCGATCGCCCAAGTTGCCCCAGACACCATCGAGCTATCCTATCAAACCGAAGGTGATGCCATTATTGTCAGGTTGGGAGATTTGATGACTGATGTGGAACGAGTGGTGCTATTTAATCTCTACATCAGCCCTGCTAGCTATATTACGAGTTATCCAGATAGCTCAGAAATTCCTATTTTGTCCGCTCAAGTCCGTTATGACATACCCTCGCAAGGACAAGTTAATACGCTCTCACCATCTGTGGCGATCGCCGCCGAGCTAGTTCAAGACTTTAATCCTCAGGTCGATCCACAGGTACAAAATTATGTATTGGCTCTAGCCAAATATCGACAGACTCAGCTTGCGGAACAAAAACTGCAAGAAGGCGATCGTACTGGTGCAGCAACAATGTTGCAGTCTGCGGCAAAAACCGCATTGCAAATGGGTGATCATAATGCCTCGACAATCTTGCAGAATAACGCTACCCGTCTACAATCAGGTACATTCCTCAGTGAAGCCGATCGCAAAAAGACACGAATTGCTTCCAAAACTGTACTGCAAGCACCGCCCGAGCCTAATACATAG
- a CDS encoding FHA domain-containing protein yields the protein MITCPNCAHSNPDGAVNCEACFTPLPIVKSVQCPSCNATVLSDAKFCGHCGFNLSTAKVGSHPPEVNLGSGTTDPSPSINLSTEIFPVIPTSSAMSNSLPDETTEGNAAANLAANSQEVQTAPNIHEEELFVAVEPSTAPANIPASVSPKTQLQQFAASLLHVQTNLTIEIPPHLPVVHIGKPNTVIPPDIDVSGFPDSDIVSRIHADIRTEGGSFYFEDTGSSNGTYINNLPLPAGNRHKLRAGDRISLGKGDKVSFIFQLNS from the coding sequence ATGATCACCTGCCCTAACTGTGCTCATTCCAATCCTGACGGAGCGGTAAACTGTGAAGCCTGCTTTACTCCATTACCCATTGTCAAAAGCGTGCAATGTCCTAGCTGTAATGCAACAGTATTATCGGATGCGAAGTTTTGTGGTCATTGTGGATTTAATTTGAGTACAGCTAAGGTTGGGAGTCATCCGCCAGAAGTTAATTTAGGAAGCGGCACAACCGATCCATCGCCATCCATCAATCTGTCAACTGAAATTTTCCCTGTAATCCCCACTTCAAGCGCTATGTCTAATTCTCTACCCGACGAGACAACTGAAGGCAATGCTGCGGCAAACTTAGCCGCGAATAGCCAAGAGGTACAAACTGCTCCCAATATTCACGAGGAAGAACTATTTGTAGCTGTTGAGCCAAGTACTGCTCCTGCAAATATTCCTGCATCTGTAAGCCCAAAAACTCAGTTACAGCAATTTGCTGCTTCGTTGCTCCATGTACAGACCAACCTAACTATTGAAATTCCTCCCCATTTACCTGTTGTGCATATCGGCAAGCCCAATACGGTAATTCCACCTGATATAGATGTCTCTGGCTTTCCTGATTCTGATATTGTTTCGCGGATTCATGCGGATATTCGCACCGAGGGTGGATCTTTTTATTTTGAAGATACGGGTAGCTCTAATGGAACTTATATCAATAACTTGCCCCTACCTGCGGGCAATCGTCATAAGCTCAGAGCAGGCGATCGCATTTCTCTAGGCAAGGGTGATAAAGTCAGTTTTATTTTCCAACTTAATTCTTGA
- a CDS encoding AAA family ATPase, producing MKSLNFQEELSLLIRAKCPIIYVVTWEEERAERAIAQVAQECSPPRQMLYYDLVRGFEHNQEGKNNLLQALQVVENGDRQTASIYVFRDLHRRLASQRLDEIFVRQLRNLYRSFRNTRKTLILLSPLLEMPSELEEQVAVLYFPLPENKEIRNIIEQMIPAEQLRLAGNSLDQLVKACMGMTRDRICHTLSKSIVQKHYLNESDIDRVLLEKQKRIRQTEFLEFFTPNETLDSIGGLDNFKLWLMQRQLAFSDEARAYGLPNPRGVLLLGIQGTGKSLCAKAIANLWRLPLLRLDVGRLFGSLVGQSESRTRQTIQLAEALAPCILWIDEIDKAFGGIANSMGDSGTSQRVLGTLLTWMQEKSSPVFVVATANNIHALPPELLRKGRFDELFFINLPTYEERKEIFQLHLKRFRPMELRNFDIDKMASISKEFSGAEIEQAIVEGMYRAFHEQRDVTTEDIIGAIKETYPLASTAREQISFMQAWATQGRARSASRGENNSRGEIVNQGNNNSNSSSNSATNSSRDISVIKQATKAAIEKSIDLSMSKTSDLATTKRRPLPPPPLPQIKSTSDS from the coding sequence ATGAAATCTCTTAATTTTCAAGAAGAACTGAGCTTACTCATCCGTGCCAAATGCCCGATTATTTATGTCGTGACATGGGAAGAAGAGCGTGCGGAGAGGGCGATCGCCCAAGTTGCTCAAGAATGTAGCCCACCACGGCAAATGCTCTATTACGATTTGGTGCGGGGCTTTGAGCATAATCAGGAGGGTAAAAATAATTTATTACAAGCTTTGCAGGTTGTAGAAAATGGCGATCGCCAAACAGCTAGTATTTATGTCTTTCGCGATCTGCATCGTCGCTTAGCCTCACAACGTCTTGATGAAATTTTTGTGCGTCAACTGCGAAATCTCTATCGTAGCTTTCGCAATACGCGCAAGACTTTGATTCTACTTAGTCCGCTTCTGGAAATGCCCTCTGAACTTGAAGAACAGGTGGCAGTCCTCTATTTCCCTTTACCTGAAAATAAAGAAATCCGTAATATTATCGAGCAGATGATTCCTGCTGAACAGTTGCGCTTGGCAGGGAATAGCCTCGACCAACTGGTGAAAGCTTGCATGGGGATGACACGCGATCGCATTTGTCACACATTATCTAAATCCATCGTCCAGAAGCATTATTTGAATGAATCAGATATTGATCGCGTCCTCCTTGAAAAACAAAAGCGGATTCGCCAAACAGAGTTCTTAGAATTTTTCACACCCAATGAAACCTTAGATAGTATCGGTGGTTTAGATAATTTCAAGCTGTGGCTAATGCAGCGTCAGTTAGCCTTTTCCGATGAAGCAAGAGCCTATGGTTTACCGAATCCAAGGGGGGTTTTGTTATTAGGGATTCAAGGAACGGGGAAAAGTCTCTGTGCTAAAGCGATCGCCAATCTTTGGCGTTTACCATTGTTGCGGCTAGATGTGGGGCGTTTGTTTGGTAGCTTAGTGGGGCAGTCTGAAAGCCGTACTCGTCAAACGATTCAGCTAGCTGAAGCCCTTGCACCTTGTATTCTCTGGATTGATGAGATTGATAAGGCTTTTGGGGGAATTGCTAATAGTATGGGGGATTCGGGAACTAGTCAGCGTGTATTGGGAACCCTATTAACTTGGATGCAGGAGAAATCTAGTCCTGTATTTGTAGTAGCAACAGCAAATAATATCCATGCTCTCCCCCCTGAACTCCTGCGAAAAGGCAGGTTTGATGAATTGTTCTTTATCAATTTACCAACCTATGAAGAGCGCAAGGAAATTTTTCAACTCCATTTGAAAAGATTTCGTCCAATGGAATTGAGAAACTTTGATATTGATAAAATGGCTTCTATCTCGAAGGAATTTAGTGGTGCGGAAATTGAACAGGCAATTGTAGAAGGAATGTATCGTGCCTTCCATGAACAAAGGGATGTCACTACTGAAGATATTATTGGCGCAATTAAAGAAACCTATCCCTTGGCTAGTACTGCAAGAGAACAGATTAGCTTTATGCAGGCATGGGCAACTCAAGGAAGGGCGAGAAGTGCTTCGCGTGGCGAAAATAATTCACGCGGTGAAATAGTTAATCAGGGGAATAATAATTCCAATAGCTCTAGCAATAGTGCCACTAATAGCTCAAGAGATATTAGTGTGATTAAGCAGGCAACTAAAGCTGCGATCGAGAAGTCAATTGACTTGTCCATGTCAAAAACCAGTGATCTGGCAACTACTAAGCGTCGTCCTCTACCACCTCCACCTCTGCCTCAAATTAAATCAACCTCAGACTCATGA